The Intestinibaculum porci DNA window TGCCGATACTTATGAGAGTGAGTCTCTTTCATTACTTACTAGGCTATATTCATCCCTTTTACGATGGTAATGGTCGTTTATCACGTTTTCTGACAAGCAATTACTTATGTGATGATAATCCCTCTCTTGCCTTATCCTTATCGCAACGTATTTACGCTCATAAAGAAGCATATTATAAAGCCTTTACGATTACGAACGATCCTCGTAATCGTGGTGATTTGACTTATTTTGTTTTATCATTTCTAAAACTGTTAAGCTAAAAAGGACTCGCTATGAGTCCTTGTGATAGCCATGTTGAGAAAGGAACCACTCAAGTTCATTTTCATCAGGATTGGCTTTAAGATGATAATCATTTTTATAAACAAGACTTAAGTTAGGGTTATAAGCAGGATCACCATTCATAATGAAATCGCCCCATTTATTTAATAAATAAGTGACTTCGCTATTAAAACGTTTGACCTTTTCTGGATTGTTTTCTTCACCACGTGATTTGGATTCAAAGTGATAGAGTCTAGCATATGGTGTATAAACAATACGGTAAGAGGCATGAATAATGCGTAAACAGAATTCAATATCGTTAAAAGCGACTTGTAAGTCTTCGGATAAACCGCCAACTTCATCATAGACTGATTTCTTAACGAGCATGCAGGCAGCGGTAACTGCAGAATAATCGCGAACACTTTGGATATAACCAAAGTATCCTAAATCATCCTGTGGATGATTGAGGAAGACATGACCTGCCATGCCTTCGATTCCTAAGACAACCCCAGCATGCTGGATGGTATGATCTGGATAGATTAATTGTGCCCCAACCGCGCCAACATCTTCACGCTGACAAATGCCCAACATTTCTTCTAAGAAGTTCGGTGTGATCACTTGCGTATCATTGTTTAATAAGAGAATGTAATCCCCTTGTGCAAAGGATTCGCCATAGTTATTAATAGCCGAATAATTGAATGGCTTTTCCCAGGTCACCACTTTGATAAATTCATATTGACTGGTTAATGTTTCATAATAATCAAAGACTTCTGGAGACGTTGAGTTATTTTCCACAATGATGATTTCAATGGCTTTATAAGTTGCAGAAAGCAAAGAATCAATACAGCGTTTTAAATCTTCTAAGTGATCCTTATTAGGAATAATAATAGAGACTAATGGCTGACCTTCTACTTCATAATGGGTGCGATACAGGCCCATTGCTCTTCCCATTTCTACTGTTGCTTTGATGCCTTTAGAAGCGTAAAAGTTTTCTAAAGCGCGTTTGCCGGCATCAAAAGCCCAGGTTTTGCTTTCCGCATTGGCGGCTGTGGACTGTTCATGGAAACGCCAATGATAGAGGATTTTAGGGATATGATAGATTTCTTCTGGTTTTAAATGAGCGACACAGCGTAAGACAAAGTCATAATCCTGAGCACCATCATAATTATGATCAAAAGCACCAATGGTATCAATGACCGTTTTCTTGACGACTAAGAAATGACAGATATAGTTAACACTCGTTAATAAGTCAAAGTTAAAGTCTGGTTTGAAGTTTGGATTGAAGAAATGTGTGCCTTCTTCATCGACTTTATCTTCATCAGAATAGATCATTTGTGCATCGGGATGTTTATTAATAAGATTCACCATTTCATATAAAGCATTTGGTGTTAAGAGATCATCATGATCAAAGAAGCCAATATAATCACCCGTTGCTAACTTCATGGCCGCATTCATGTTTTCGGAAATGCCTTGATTACCATTTAAATAAG harbors:
- a CDS encoding glycosyltransferase family 2 protein yields the protein MKQDSHFTWSFDHVVYKDLKEKSIELYGYVVSPEDIQFEIYVNHVYVGFDATIEPKIDLENAYSFAITIPLSRDPHDLKVIVKNDHYMEQILDIHQKEIDKMTIHEDIFIHLEKYVYNDENQASGYAYSTRGHNISVKVLDGATEISSSLKRTPRVDLVNNHIVSSKQMDSGFFLTFKGEKNKKYTLVFDDGVSTKEVTIKKEIKPKTIKILAPASIMRVYKYIQTYGIAKPFVYIKERGLKHAIKKFLKDRDDVNYDTWLKGHLPDEETLEKQREHVFDNSPKISLIVATYNTPLTFLKDMIESVENQTYQNFELCIADGSDNKDVKDYIESHHYEKIKYTYLNGNQGISENMNAAMKLATGDYIGFFDHDDLLTPNALYEMVNLINKHPDAQMIYSDEDKVDEEGTHFFNPNFKPDFNFDLLTSVNYICHFLVVKKTVIDTIGAFDHNYDGAQDYDFVLRCVAHLKPEEIYHIPKILYHWRFHEQSTAANAESKTWAFDAGKRALENFYASKGIKATVEMGRAMGLYRTHYEVEGQPLVSIIIPNKDHLEDLKRCIDSLLSATYKAIEIIIVENNSTSPEVFDYYETLTSQYEFIKVVTWEKPFNYSAINNYGESFAQGDYILLLNNDTQVITPNFLEEMLGICQREDVGAVGAQLIYPDHTIQHAGVVLGIEGMAGHVFLNHPQDDLGYFGYIQSVRDYSAVTAACMLVKKSVYDEVGGLSEDLQVAFNDIEFCLRIIHASYRIVYTPYARLYHFESKSRGEENNPEKVKRFNSEVTYLLNKWGDFIMNGDPAYNPNLSLVYKNDYHLKANPDENELEWFLSQHGYHKDS